In a single window of the Melissococcus plutonius ATCC 35311 genome:
- a CDS encoding glycosyltransferase family 32 protein, which yields MIPKKIHYCWFGDKPLSDKEEKYMKSWQQYCPDYEIKRWNEKNFDIQAFSYVKKAYDLKQWAFVSDVARLYALMTEGGIYLDTDMEIIRPLDYFLQFPAFLGFEIETRISTGIMGSEAHHPFITELFHDYEERPFQRAEKTEDVETNVIRITKILQTYGLKPNNTKQRIRDIEIFPRDTFSPKNYYTRKIDATENTYAIHQFSGSWL from the coding sequence ATGATTCCCAAAAAAATTCATTATTGCTGGTTTGGTGACAAACCACTGAGTGATAAAGAAGAAAAATATATGAAAAGTTGGCAACAATATTGTCCTGACTATGAAATCAAACGATGGAATGAGAAAAACTTTGATATTCAAGCCTTTAGTTATGTAAAAAAAGCCTATGACCTAAAGCAGTGGGCATTTGTCTCAGATGTCGCCAGATTATACGCTTTAATGACCGAGGGAGGTATCTATCTTGACACAGATATGGAAATTATTCGTCCATTAGATTATTTTCTACAATTTCCAGCATTTTTAGGATTTGAAATTGAAACACGTATTTCAACTGGTATTATGGGTAGTGAAGCTCACCATCCTTTTATCACGGAACTTTTTCATGATTATGAAGAAAGACCTTTTCAACGTGCCGAAAAAACAGAAGATGTAGAAACAAACGTTATTCGGATCACTAAAATTTTACAAACCTATGGACTAAAACCAAATAATACAAAACAAAGAATTAGAGATATCGAGATTTTCCCTAGAGATACATTTTCACCAAAAAATTATTATACAAGGAAAATCGATGCAACTGAAAATACTTATGCGATTCATCAATTTTCAGGTTCCTGGCTATAA
- the secG gene encoding preprotein translocase subunit SecG, with protein MYSLLLVIILILSVLIVLTIMMQPSKQNSAASAFTGGADKLFGKQKARGFEAVMQRSTTILGGIWMFLLFILAFLSTK; from the coding sequence ATGTACAGTTTATTATTAGTTATTATATTAATACTTTCTGTCTTAATTGTTTTGACCATTATGATGCAACCTAGTAAACAAAACAGTGCTGCAAGTGCATTTACTGGTGGAGCAGATAAACTTTTTGGAAAACAAAAAGCACGTGGATTTGAAGCAGTAATGCAACGTTCAACTACGATTTTAGGTGGTATTTGGATGTTTTTGCTTTTTATACTTGCTTTCTTATCAACAAAATAA
- a CDS encoding alpha/beta hydrolase, which translates to MNRTKQLPKSLFTENGSRSVLLLHAYSGSSNDVRLLSRFLEKEGYTVYAPNFSGHGTLIPEDILNRSPEDWRQETLDAIQFLYNKGYEQIAILGLSMGGLFAMDALTKNIDSLIGGGSFCSPIYPCENHVPENFMLYAEQLLIKHNLSTSEIQYRLAEIKPRMLEQLKWLESFSKKITDQLSEITRPVFIAQSGCDQMIDRNGSFHTIKKLTQIPFTLQWYPDSGHVITTGPEHKKLEKDVLHFLTTLSWN; encoded by the coding sequence TTGAATAGAACAAAACAATTACCAAAATCCCTATTTACAGAAAATGGATCTAGATCGGTGTTATTATTGCATGCCTATTCTGGTAGCAGCAATGATGTTCGATTGTTGAGTCGCTTTTTAGAAAAAGAAGGCTATACAGTGTACGCACCGAACTTTTCTGGACATGGAACATTGATACCAGAAGATATTCTTAATAGATCGCCAGAAGATTGGCGACAAGAAACATTAGACGCCATTCAATTTCTTTATAATAAGGGGTATGAGCAGATAGCAATTTTGGGTCTATCAATGGGTGGATTATTTGCAATGGATGCATTAACCAAAAATATCGATAGTTTAATAGGTGGTGGTTCTTTTTGTTCCCCTATTTATCCTTGTGAAAATCATGTTCCAGAGAACTTTATGTTATATGCAGAACAGTTATTGATAAAACATAATTTATCAACCAGTGAAATACAGTATCGGTTAGCGGAAATAAAGCCTCGCATGCTTGAACAGTTAAAATGGCTTGAATCATTTTCAAAAAAAATTACAGATCAATTATCAGAAATTACACGACCGGTTTTTATTGCACAATCTGGTTGTGATCAAATGATTGATAGGAATGGTAGTTTTCACACAATTAAGAAATTAACGCAGATACCTTTCACTTTACAATGGTATCCAGATAGTGGTCATGTCATTACTACAGGCCCTGAACATAAAAAACTAGAAAAAGATGTTTTGCATTTTTTAACAACATTATCTTGGAATTGA
- a CDS encoding HAD-IC family P-type ATPase — protein MKRFFSKKTPNEQLLGDKQSMKKNSSLTNDTQIQIPENITGLSEQEVKQQVEKGNYNKEIENISRTTAQIIRDNSLTLFNFINLFLAVSVFLVGYPENALFFWVILVNTAIGVFQEIHAKRTIDQLSIVNRSTVSVVRENKIKQIYQEDIVLNDILFLTTGNQIPSDGKVLYTKGLEIDESLLTGESDNISKQVDDSVMSGSFVTAGTGFIQITAVGEDNFVAKLSREAKSEKQSTSELMDSLNLLIKWLTIAIIPIGLLLFWSQFHSTGSLSKAVLGVSGALISMIPEGLMLLTSVAFAVGAANLAKKKTLIQRLSCIETLARVDIICLDKTGTITDGTLSFQEAIIQKGTKEQVDEALSELMLELPDQNTTAQAIRKAYPLTKAKWQAENTIPFSSSRKWSGVTFEEKGSYVIGAPEFIYQEVPAELNTQITELNETGNRVLILASFSDELKDEQLPKQIQTMAILVLLDTIRENATETFSYFKDEEVTLKVISGDNPITVSKIAQKAGIQNAEAFVDMSKIDKDTDYQKLVEETTVFGRVTPYQKRELVIALKQNNHTTCMTGDGVNDILSLREADVSVAMASGSDAARAVADVVLLNSNFSSMIQVLYEGRRVINNIERVASMYMVKTIYSAILAVMFIFIALPYPFAPLQLTPINTLTVGIPSFILALRPSYERIKGNFLTNILKISVPGSITIIFDILLLQLIGRWFHLSHEEISTMCVLLTGCVGFLVLYRVARPLDLRKKVMIYLLFATFLSCFLFFGGFFMYTTLFNRNVSFYLPLILGSRSIFKYISLIMGKIAHQLLKYKGRNKRS, from the coding sequence ATGAAAAGATTTTTTTCTAAAAAGACACCTAATGAACAATTACTAGGAGATAAGCAATCAATGAAAAAAAATTCTTCTTTGACCAATGACACCCAAATCCAAATTCCTGAAAATATAACTGGTCTTTCAGAACAAGAAGTAAAACAACAAGTGGAAAAAGGTAATTATAATAAAGAGATAGAAAATATTTCAAGAACAACTGCACAAATTATCAGAGATAATTCCTTAACTCTTTTTAATTTTATTAATTTATTTTTAGCTGTTTCGGTATTTTTAGTTGGCTATCCTGAAAACGCCTTGTTCTTTTGGGTTATTTTAGTTAATACTGCTATTGGTGTTTTTCAAGAAATTCATGCTAAACGGACGATTGATCAATTATCTATTGTTAATCGTTCAACTGTATCTGTCGTACGTGAAAACAAAATAAAACAAATTTATCAAGAAGACATTGTACTGAATGATATTTTGTTTTTAACCACTGGGAACCAGATACCTTCTGATGGCAAGGTATTATACACAAAAGGACTTGAAATAGATGAGTCGTTATTAACCGGAGAATCTGATAACATTTCTAAACAGGTAGATGATTCTGTTATGAGTGGTAGTTTTGTTACAGCTGGTACTGGATTTATTCAAATTACTGCTGTAGGTGAAGATAACTTTGTTGCAAAATTATCAAGAGAAGCAAAGTCAGAAAAACAATCAACTTCTGAATTAATGGATTCATTAAATTTGCTGATTAAATGGTTAACAATTGCTATCATTCCTATTGGTCTCTTGCTTTTTTGGTCGCAATTTCATTCAACTGGCTCACTTTCTAAAGCTGTTCTTGGTGTATCAGGTGCGCTTATTAGTATGATTCCAGAAGGGCTCATGCTTTTAACCAGTGTCGCTTTTGCAGTAGGAGCTGCAAACCTAGCAAAGAAAAAGACATTAATTCAACGTTTATCTTGTATAGAAACTCTAGCAAGAGTGGATATAATTTGTTTAGATAAAACAGGAACAATTACAGATGGCACATTGTCTTTTCAAGAAGCTATTATTCAAAAAGGTACCAAAGAACAAGTAGATGAAGCTTTAAGCGAATTAATGTTAGAATTACCGGATCAAAATACGACTGCTCAGGCTATTCGAAAGGCATATCCGCTCACTAAAGCAAAATGGCAAGCAGAAAATACTATTCCTTTTTCTTCATCCAGAAAATGGAGTGGCGTTACGTTTGAGGAAAAAGGCTCCTATGTTATTGGCGCTCCAGAATTTATTTACCAAGAAGTTCCAGCAGAACTTAATACACAAATTACAGAGTTGAATGAAACTGGCAATCGAGTTTTGATCTTGGCCTCTTTTTCAGATGAATTAAAGGATGAACAATTACCAAAACAGATTCAAACGATGGCTATTCTGGTACTACTAGATACAATTCGTGAAAACGCAACAGAAACATTTTCATATTTTAAAGATGAAGAAGTTACATTAAAAGTTATTTCTGGTGATAATCCAATCACTGTTTCAAAAATCGCACAAAAGGCTGGTATACAAAATGCAGAAGCCTTCGTAGATATGAGCAAAATTGATAAAGATACGGATTATCAAAAATTAGTTGAAGAAACGACTGTTTTTGGTAGAGTAACGCCTTATCAAAAACGTGAATTGGTTATTGCGCTAAAACAAAATAATCACACCACTTGTATGACGGGAGATGGAGTAAATGATATTCTTTCATTAAGAGAAGCTGATGTTAGTGTTGCAATGGCAAGTGGTAGTGATGCTGCTAGAGCCGTAGCTGATGTTGTCTTGTTAAATTCAAATTTTAGTTCAATGATTCAGGTTCTTTATGAAGGTCGTCGGGTAATTAATAATATTGAACGTGTTGCTTCTATGTATATGGTAAAAACCATTTATTCTGCTATTTTAGCTGTTATGTTTATCTTTATTGCTTTACCTTATCCGTTTGCTCCTTTACAATTAACACCAATTAACACTCTAACTGTAGGTATTCCTTCTTTTATTTTGGCTCTACGTCCAAGTTATGAACGGATCAAGGGTAATTTTCTAACAAATATTTTAAAAATATCTGTACCAGGATCGATAACAATTATTTTTGATATCTTGTTGCTTCAATTAATTGGAAGATGGTTTCATCTTTCTCACGAAGAAATATCAACTATGTGTGTATTGCTAACAGGTTGTGTCGGCTTTTTGGTTTTATATCGGGTAGCTCGTCCGTTAGACCTACGTAAAAAGGTAATGATCTATCTATTATTTGCTACCTTTTTATCATGCTTTTTATTTTTTGGTGGTTTCTTTATGTATACTACATTGTTCAACCGAAATGTTTCTTTCTATTTGCCTTTAATTTTAGGAAGTCGTTCCATTTTCAAATATATTTCTCTAATTATGGGTAAAATAGCTCATCAGTTGCTAAAGTACAAAGGTAGAAATAAAAGAAGTTAA
- a CDS encoding N-acetyltransferase: MKFKNEKNQITLYDGTFKVGEITWSSQETNAIVPYHIYMHPAYQKMTKDLINRIVEKAKEEKKKIIPGCPFVQNELEKNDEYMAVFEKNN, encoded by the coding sequence ATGAAATTTAAAAATGAAAAAAATCAGATCACATTATATGATGGAACATTTAAGGTTGGTGAAATTACTTGGTCGTCTCAAGAAACAAACGCTATAGTTCCTTATCATATTTATATGCATCCTGCTTATCAGAAAATGACAAAAGATTTGATAAACAGGATTGTTGAAAAGGCAAAAGAAGAAAAGAAAAAAATTATTCCCGGTTGTCCTTTTGTTCAAAATGAACTGGAAAAAAATGATGAATACATGGCTGTTTTTGAAAAAAATAACTAG
- a CDS encoding nicotinate phosphoribosyltransferase, translated as MEKIYTDDSLTLHTDLYQINMMKTYWELGRADLHAVFECYFRDMPFNQGYAIFAGLERLVDYLKNLTFTDTDIEYLKEVKEYPEDFLDYLRNFKFQCTVRSALEGEIVFNNEPLVQIEGPLAQCQLVETTLLNIINFQTLIATKAARIKSVIGTEPLLEFGTRRAQELDAAIWGTRAAYIGGADATSNVRAGKIFGMPVSGTHAHSLIQSYGNDYDGFMAYAKTHKDCIFLVDTYDTLKSGVPSAIKVANEMGDKINFLGVRIDSGDMAYISKRVREQLDEAGFFDAKIYASNDLDETTILNLKMQKAKIDVWGVGTKLITAYNQPALGAVFKLVSIENADGCMEDTIKLSSNAEKVTTPGKKQVWRITRLSDRKSEGDYITLWEEDPRKQKEIYMFHPIHTFINKTIRNFEARPVLQEIFIEGECVYSLPSLDEVKHYAKENLDSLWEEYKRDLNPQKYPVDLSTECWNHKMNLIETVRRNIQTINE; from the coding sequence ATGGAAAAAATCTACACAGATGATAGTCTAACTTTACATACGGACCTTTATCAAATTAACATGATGAAAACATACTGGGAATTAGGAAGAGCGGATTTACATGCTGTCTTTGAATGTTACTTTAGAGATATGCCTTTTAATCAAGGATATGCCATTTTTGCAGGTCTTGAACGGTTGGTTGATTATTTGAAAAACTTAACATTTACTGATACAGATATTGAATATTTGAAAGAAGTAAAGGAATATCCAGAAGATTTTTTAGACTATTTAAGAAATTTTAAATTTCAATGTACGGTACGTTCAGCTTTAGAAGGAGAAATTGTTTTCAATAATGAACCGTTGGTTCAAATCGAAGGACCCTTGGCTCAATGTCAATTAGTTGAAACAACCTTATTAAATATTATTAATTTTCAAACTTTAATTGCTACAAAGGCTGCAAGAATAAAGTCAGTTATTGGTACAGAACCTCTTTTAGAATTTGGTACACGTCGTGCTCAAGAACTTGATGCGGCGATATGGGGAACACGTGCTGCTTATATTGGTGGAGCAGATGCTACTAGTAATGTTCGTGCAGGAAAAATATTTGGCATGCCTGTTAGTGGTACCCATGCTCATTCACTCATTCAATCTTACGGAAATGATTATGATGGATTTATGGCTTATGCAAAAACACACAAGGATTGTATTTTTTTGGTAGATACGTATGATACATTGAAGTCAGGAGTACCTAGTGCCATTAAAGTTGCTAATGAAATGGGCGATAAAATTAACTTTTTAGGTGTTCGGATTGATAGTGGTGATATGGCTTATATTTCAAAACGTGTCAGAGAACAATTGGATGAAGCTGGATTTTTCGATGCTAAAATCTATGCTTCCAATGATTTAGACGAAACTACAATTTTAAACTTAAAGATGCAAAAGGCCAAAATTGATGTTTGGGGAGTTGGTACAAAATTAATTACGGCATATAACCAACCTGCTTTAGGAGCAGTATTCAAATTAGTATCTATTGAAAACGCGGATGGATGTATGGAAGACACAATTAAATTATCCAGCAATGCAGAAAAGGTAACTACGCCTGGTAAAAAGCAGGTATGGCGCATTACTCGTCTATCAGATAGAAAGTCTGAAGGTGATTATATTACACTTTGGGAAGAAGATCCCAGAAAACAAAAAGAGATCTATATGTTTCATCCAATCCATACATTTATTAATAAGACGATTCGTAATTTTGAAGCAAGACCTGTGCTTCAAGAGATATTTATTGAAGGTGAATGTGTCTATTCTTTGCCATCACTTGATGAAGTGAAGCACTATGCAAAAGAAAACCTAGATTCACTTTGGGAGGAATATAAACGTGATTTAAATCCACAAAAATATCCTGTAGATTTGTCAACGGAATGTTGGAACCATAAAATGAATTTAATAGAAACAGTCAGAAGAAATATACAAACGATAAATGAATAA
- the nadE gene encoding ammonia-dependent NAD(+) synthetase, translating into MEPLQKKIIDELGVKAKINPKEEIRKSIDFLKTYLYKNSFLQTFVLGISGGQDSTLAGCLAQLAMEEMRKETQNSHYQFIAIRLPYGTQADEEDAKQAIAFIQPDRSLCIDIKPAVDAEIASLIEAGIIINDFNKGNIKARQRMITQYAVAGETVGAVIGTDHAAESLTGFFTKYGDGGTDLLPIFRLNKRQGKALLKELQAPASLYNKIPTADLEDNQPLLADETALGITYETIDDYLEGKIVSEKAQQRIENLYKKTQHKRHLPITIFDDFWK; encoded by the coding sequence ATGGAACCATTGCAGAAAAAAATTATTGATGAATTGGGTGTCAAAGCTAAAATCAATCCAAAGGAAGAAATTCGAAAAAGTATTGATTTTCTAAAAACCTATTTATATAAAAATTCATTTCTGCAAACATTCGTTTTAGGAATCAGTGGTGGACAGGATTCAACACTAGCTGGGTGTTTGGCACAATTAGCAATGGAAGAAATGCGTAAAGAAACTCAAAATAGTCATTATCAATTTATTGCAATTCGTCTTCCATATGGTACGCAAGCAGATGAGGAAGATGCCAAACAGGCAATTGCTTTTATTCAACCCGATCGTTCACTTTGTATAGATATCAAACCCGCTGTCGACGCTGAAATTGCTTCGTTAATTGAAGCTGGAATAATTATCAATGATTTCAATAAGGGAAATATTAAGGCTAGGCAGCGAATGATTACACAATATGCTGTTGCTGGTGAAACAGTTGGGGCAGTTATTGGAACAGACCATGCAGCTGAGAGTCTAACTGGTTTTTTCACAAAATATGGTGATGGTGGTACTGATTTATTACCAATCTTTCGATTGAATAAACGTCAAGGAAAAGCATTATTAAAGGAGTTACAAGCACCAGCTAGCTTATATAATAAAATACCTACGGCTGACTTAGAAGACAATCAGCCATTATTAGCAGACGAAACAGCTTTGGGAATCACTTATGAAACAATAGATGATTATCTTGAGGGGAAAATTGTTTCAGAGAAAGCGCAACAAAGGATTGAAAATTTATACAAGAAAACCCAGCATAAACGTCATTTACCCATAACAATTTTTGATGATTTTTGGAAATAG
- the rnr gene encoding ribonuclease R has protein sequence MSKKTIKEQVLTFLETNIKKKLTMEEIAQGLELESSKDFKQLVQAVAALEQEKLIVFNKKGRILLPNNGLSVEGTFRANERGFGFVTIDPEEPDIYIPKEAVNYAMNGDSVEVKIVQSEDIFTNHVAEGKITAIKQRAITQLVGEFFAYDELKIKETHAYGYMVPKDKKLTGFTVTIVAEGIKPINGSIVIAEITHYPEKCYIQQLRGITKKIIGYKDDPGVDILSTIIAHDIPVAFSEEVIEEANYLSDNFTEEELLNRKDLRDQQIVTIDGEDAKDLDDAVTVKKLNNGNYYLGVHIADVSHYVKEGSFIDKEAYERGTSVYLIDRVIPMIPQRLSNDICSLNPKVPRLTLGCEMEINHQGKVVHHEIFPSVIQTAERMTYTAVNEILEDQNTQTMRHYQSLVPMFKEMQELHLILSTMREQRGALSFDDHESRIIVNEAGEPQRIELRERGIGERIVESFMLIANETVAKHYHDLKLPFIYRIHEQPKEEKMQRFFDFISILGILIKGSKSEITPKDLQSALRKVMGRPEEAVVNTILLRSMQQARYSENNYGHYGLAATYYTHFTSPIRRYPDLIVHRLIHTYNQDSSEKTKERWATQLPDIANHSSQMERRATEVEREVDSMKKAEFMAGKIGEVYNGIISSVTKFGIFVELPNTIEGLIHVNNLKQDYFHFIEKHLALVGERTGITLKIGQKVSVRVEKADPDTREIDFELLEVEKVDALMVPEKYKRRSKNHYKKQTEKKNSPKKQTVADKTNKKKKNRKKPFYKEVAKKKKVKNRK, from the coding sequence TTGAGTAAAAAAACAATAAAAGAACAGGTTCTGACCTTTTTAGAAACAAATATAAAAAAGAAACTTACAATGGAAGAAATTGCACAGGGACTTGAATTAGAAAGTAGCAAAGATTTTAAACAGCTTGTTCAAGCAGTAGCAGCCCTAGAGCAGGAAAAATTAATTGTCTTTAACAAGAAAGGTAGAATTTTATTACCAAATAATGGATTATCCGTCGAAGGAACTTTTCGTGCCAATGAAAGAGGCTTTGGCTTTGTGACAATTGATCCAGAAGAACCAGATATTTACATTCCAAAAGAAGCTGTAAATTACGCTATGAATGGTGATAGTGTTGAAGTAAAAATTGTCCAATCTGAAGATATATTTACAAATCATGTAGCAGAAGGCAAGATAACGGCAATCAAGCAGCGAGCAATTACCCAGCTAGTAGGTGAGTTTTTTGCTTATGATGAGTTAAAGATAAAAGAGACACATGCTTATGGTTATATGGTGCCTAAAGATAAAAAATTAACTGGATTTACAGTGACAATTGTTGCTGAAGGCATTAAGCCAATAAATGGTAGTATCGTTATTGCTGAGATTACTCACTATCCAGAAAAGTGCTATATTCAACAATTAAGGGGAATTACAAAAAAAATCATTGGTTATAAAGATGATCCAGGCGTAGATATTTTATCCACTATCATAGCACATGATATCCCGGTAGCTTTTTCAGAAGAAGTCATAGAGGAAGCGAATTATTTATCAGATAATTTTACTGAAGAGGAATTATTAAATAGAAAAGATTTAAGAGATCAGCAAATTGTCACTATTGATGGTGAGGATGCTAAAGATTTAGATGATGCAGTAACGGTTAAAAAACTAAACAATGGCAACTACTACTTGGGCGTTCATATTGCTGATGTTTCTCATTATGTTAAAGAAGGAAGTTTTATTGACAAAGAAGCTTATGAACGAGGTACAAGTGTTTATTTGATTGATCGTGTGATTCCTATGATTCCTCAGCGTTTATCCAATGACATCTGTTCATTGAATCCAAAGGTACCTAGACTGACGTTAGGTTGTGAAATGGAAATTAATCACCAAGGAAAAGTCGTCCATCATGAAATTTTTCCAAGTGTCATACAAACCGCTGAGAGAATGACTTATACAGCAGTCAATGAAATCTTAGAAGACCAAAATACACAAACAATGAGACATTATCAATCTTTAGTACCTATGTTTAAAGAAATGCAAGAACTTCATCTGATTTTATCAACAATGCGGGAGCAGCGTGGCGCACTTTCATTTGATGATCATGAATCTAGGATCATCGTTAATGAAGCAGGAGAACCGCAAAGAATTGAATTAAGAGAAAGAGGTATTGGTGAGCGTATCGTGGAATCATTCATGTTAATCGCCAATGAAACAGTTGCCAAGCATTATCATGATTTGAAGTTACCTTTTATTTATCGAATTCATGAACAGCCAAAAGAAGAGAAAATGCAACGTTTTTTTGATTTTATTTCAATTTTGGGAATACTCATTAAGGGATCTAAGAGTGAAATTACACCAAAGGATTTACAATCAGCATTAAGAAAAGTAATGGGTAGACCAGAGGAAGCAGTAGTAAATACTATCTTACTACGTAGCATGCAACAGGCGCGTTATTCTGAGAATAATTATGGTCACTATGGTTTGGCTGCTACCTATTATACACATTTTACTTCACCAATTCGTCGTTACCCAGATCTAATCGTCCATCGATTAATTCATACTTATAACCAAGATAGCTCAGAAAAAACAAAAGAAAGATGGGCAACACAATTGCCTGATATCGCTAATCATAGTTCACAAATGGAACGCAGAGCAACAGAAGTGGAACGTGAAGTTGATTCTATGAAAAAAGCAGAATTTATGGCAGGAAAGATTGGTGAGGTATACAACGGAATTATTAGTTCTGTTACTAAATTCGGAATCTTTGTTGAATTGCCTAATACCATTGAAGGGTTGATTCATGTGAATAATCTAAAGCAAGATTATTTTCATTTTATTGAAAAGCATTTGGCTTTAGTTGGTGAACGGACTGGTATAACTTTAAAAATTGGACAAAAGGTCAGTGTACGGGTTGAAAAAGCCGATCCTGATACTAGAGAAATTGATTTTGAGTTATTGGAAGTAGAAAAAGTAGATGCCTTGATGGTACCAGAAAAATATAAGCGAAGAAGTAAAAATCATTATAAGAAACAGACAGAGAAAAAGAATTCGCCAAAAAAGCAAACAGTAGCAGATAAAACCAATAAGAAGAAAAAAAATAGGAAAAAACCTTTTTATAAGGAAGTTGCAAAAAAGAAAAAAGTAAAAAATAGAAAGTAG
- a CDS encoding GtrA family protein, with the protein MKNLFQKYKELIAYLVFGGLTTVINIVVFFICQNILAIDYKISNAIAWFLSVLFAFITNKYLVFKSKQKDKRSFIKEMALFYWYRFVSFIIDMGMMIFFVDLLHTTDMLAKVITQIVIIIINYVFSKLFIFSKKKDIDDNL; encoded by the coding sequence TTGAAAAATTTATTTCAAAAGTATAAAGAACTTATCGCCTATCTAGTTTTTGGTGGATTGACGACAGTTATTAATATTGTTGTATTTTTTATTTGTCAAAACATACTAGCAATTGATTATAAAATAAGCAATGCTATTGCTTGGTTTTTATCTGTTTTATTTGCATTTATTACAAATAAATATCTTGTTTTTAAAAGTAAACAAAAAGATAAACGTTCCTTTATAAAAGAGATGGCACTGTTTTATTGGTATCGATTTGTATCTTTTATTATCGATATGGGAATGATGATTTTCTTCGTTGATTTACTTCATACAACAGATATGCTAGCTAAGGTCATTACCCAAATAGTGATCATTATTATAAATTATGTCTTTAGTAAATTATTTATTTTTTCAAAGAAAAAAGACATTGATGATAATCTATAA